Proteins encoded in a region of the Flavobacterium sp. MDT1-60 genome:
- a CDS encoding sugar porter family MFS transporter, with the protein MNKILIWSVTAALAGFLFGFDTVVISGADKQLQLLWHSSDAFHGSVVMAMALWGTVVGAIFGGIPTNKIGRKKTLFWIGILYFISAVGAAFANDPFVFAAFRFIGGLGVGASTIAAPAYVSEIAPADKRGRLVALYQFNIVLGILIAFISNYFLKDIGENAWRWMVGVQAIPSFIYILFILTIPESPRWLLSKNRDEEARKVLFKIDPSANLTDIMDDSRENGVTRHENIFMKKYRFPLMLAFLIAFFNQFSGINAFLYYAPRIFEEAGLGQNTALLSSIGIGITNLIFTLIGVALIDKLGRKLLMYIGSIGYIISLGLVSASFYFNWGGLSVPIFLFLFIASHAIGQGAVIWVFISEIFPNHIRASGQAFGSSVHWVLAAIIPSLIPMLFSEIGPEVVFLVFTLMMVLQLLFVIFIMPETKGISLEVLSENLTKKNIKKNEIKETSTAGIL; encoded by the coding sequence ATGAATAAGATATTGATTTGGTCTGTTACTGCTGCACTGGCAGGTTTTCTATTCGGTTTTGATACCGTAGTTATTTCTGGAGCTGATAAACAATTACAGCTTCTTTGGCATTCTTCTGATGCTTTCCATGGATCTGTTGTTATGGCAATGGCACTTTGGGGAACCGTTGTAGGTGCTATTTTTGGAGGAATCCCAACCAATAAAATAGGTCGTAAAAAAACACTATTCTGGATCGGGATCTTATATTTCATTTCAGCTGTAGGTGCTGCTTTTGCAAATGATCCATTTGTATTTGCTGCTTTCCGTTTTATTGGAGGTTTAGGTGTTGGTGCTTCTACTATCGCTGCTCCGGCTTATGTTTCTGAAATTGCTCCTGCAGACAAACGCGGACGTTTAGTAGCCTTGTATCAGTTTAATATTGTACTCGGAATTTTAATTGCTTTTATCTCAAACTACTTTTTAAAAGATATTGGAGAAAATGCCTGGCGTTGGATGGTGGGAGTTCAGGCGATCCCCTCTTTTATTTATATTCTTTTTATACTTACAATACCGGAAAGCCCAAGATGGTTATTATCTAAAAACCGTGATGAAGAAGCGCGTAAAGTATTATTCAAAATTGATCCGTCAGCAAATCTTACAGATATAATGGACGACTCGAGAGAAAATGGCGTTACCAGACACGAAAATATCTTCATGAAAAAATACCGTTTTCCGTTAATGCTTGCTTTTTTAATTGCATTTTTTAATCAGTTTTCGGGAATCAATGCCTTTTTATATTACGCGCCAAGAATTTTTGAAGAAGCAGGTTTAGGACAAAACACAGCTTTATTAAGCAGTATCGGAATCGGGATTACAAATCTTATCTTTACTTTAATCGGAGTGGCATTAATTGACAAATTAGGAAGAAAGTTGTTAATGTACATTGGTTCTATTGGATATATTATTTCTTTAGGATTGGTCTCTGCTTCGTTTTATTTCAATTGGGGAGGATTATCAGTACCAATTTTCCTTTTCTTATTTATCGCTTCTCACGCCATTGGCCAGGGAGCTGTTATCTGGGTTTTCATCTCAGAAATTTTTCCAAATCACATTCGTGCTTCAGGACAGGCTTTTGGAAGTTCGGTGCACTGGGTTTTAGCAGCAATTATTCCATCTTTAATTCCGATGTTATTTTCAGAAATTGGTCCGGAAGTCGTATTCTTAGTTTTTACATTAATGATGGTGCTGCAGTTACTGTTTGTAATTTTTATAATGCCGGAAACTAAAGGAATTTCTTTAGAAGTATTAAGCGAGAATCTAACCAAAAAAAATATCAAAAAAAATGAAATCAAAGAAACATCTACCGCTGGCATTTTATAG